One window of the Pelobates fuscus isolate aPelFus1 chromosome 12, aPelFus1.pri, whole genome shotgun sequence genome contains the following:
- the DEPDC7 gene encoding DEP domain-containing protein 7 isoform X2, protein MATVKEKARALNLCATYSPMQRPPGPSLTQKPFKATYIWTSIINALHTQVEVKKRRHHLKSHHDCFIGSEAVDVVFAHLIQQKYFGDAEIPRTKVVRVCQALMDCKVFESVLTSCVFGKEKKRLVFEDSSCSLYRFTNVSGLPSGPLEKGNGRCVPQSYARHEQAGFQSASLQSQSLEDLWDNLSLTPADPAHLHLSVNLPPQVLGEVWQEQTIRRLLQLVDLPLLDALLENVTVPLPAPQSKKEEFIITTTFLDREILKAFSDSQADEWVSAAVDCLEFLPDQMVVDVSRNLPEHQDKDEKWKLRLFETISRYYQIREPLVTNQFFDIHVGIAELLVNGKNDQALEATQLCLKLLNSQTREEFRCLLYFMAVAAEQTEIRLQEESDNRMTVKRMFSKAIVNHKTLSKGKSDLLVLFLLDHHKDVFKIPGTLHKMVSDKLVSIQQGRDPDKDTGVTYCQKVDKTELASTVQTTTKSELWTLLKTIYENTRLSPKEKKRLLGQFYKSHPDIFIQYFGDKRKCYL, encoded by the exons ATGGCCACAGTGAAGGAGAAGGCGAGAGCCCTGAATCTGTGTGCGACTTACAGCCCCATGCAGAGACCGCCAG GTCCGAGCTTGACTCAGAAGCCATTCAAAGCCACTTATATCTGGACTAGTATCATCAATGCCTTGCATACCCAGGTTGAAGTGAAGAAAAGACGACACCACTTAAAGTCTCACCATGACTGTTTTATTGGCTCCGAAGCCGTGGACGTTGTATTCGCTCACTTGATTCAACAGAAGTATTTTGGGGATGCTGAAATCCCTCGTACCAAAGTAGTGCGCGTGTGCCAAGCTCTGATGGACTGCAAAGTGTTCGAGTCAGTGTTAACGTCTTGTGTCTTCGGAAAAGAGAAGAAACGGCTGGTGTTCGAGGACAGCAGCTGCAGCTTGTACAGGTTTACCAACGTGTCGGGTCTCCCTAGTGGCCCATTGGAAAAAGGAAATGGACGATGCGTTCCACAGAGCTATGCCAG ACATGAACAGGCAGGATTCCAGTCAGCTTCCCTCCAGTCGCAGAGTTTAGAAGATCTTTGGGATAACTTGAGTTTAACACCTGCAGATCCAGCACACCTACATCTCTCAGTCAACCTACCTCCCCAAG TACTTGGTGAAGTCTGGCAAGAACAGACCATCCGCCGGCTACTACAACTTGTAGACCTCCCGCTTTTGGATGCGTTGTTGGAAAATGTCACGGTGCCCCTGCCAGCTCCACAATCCAAAAAGGAGGAATTTATTATCACAACAACTTTCCTCGATCGAGAAATCCTCAAAGCTTTCAGTGATTCACA AGCTGACGAGTGGGTGTCTGCTGCTGTGGATTGCTTGGAGTTTTTGCCTGATCAAATGGTGGTGGATGTCAGTCGGAATCTACCAGAACATCAGGACAAAGATGAGAAATGGAAGCTGCGGTTGTTTGAGACGATCAGCCGATACTATCAGATTCGAGAACCGCTGGTTACCAATCAGTTCTTTGACATACACGTTGGGATCGCTGAGCTCCTGG TGAATGGAAAGAACGATCAGGCTCTCGAAGCGACGCAACTTTGCTTAAAACTGCTGAATTCCCAAACTCGAGAAGAGTTCCGATGCCTTCTCTATTTCATGGCCGTCGCTGCAGAACAGACTGAGATAAGACTGCAGGAAGAG AGTGATAACCGAATGACTGTGAAAAGAATGTTCTCGAAGGCAATCGTCAACCATAAGACCTTATCCAAAGGAAAATCCGATCTTCTGGTTCTTTTCCTGTTGGATCACCACAAGGATGTTTTCAAG ATCCCTGGGACCCTGCACAAGATGGTCAGTGATAAATTGGTGTCCATTCAACAAGGAAGAGATCCCGATAAAGACACAG GCGTGACCTACTGTCAGAAAGTGGACAAAACAGAGTTGGCTTCAACTGTACAGACTACAACAAAGTCTGAGCTTTGGACATTACTGAAAACAATCTACGAAAACACAAGACTTTCCCCTAAAGAGAAGAAACGTCTATTGGGTCAGTTCTACAAAAGTCACCCTGATATCTTCATCCAGTACTTTGGAGACAAA AGAAAGTGCTACCTGTAA
- the DEPDC7 gene encoding DEP domain-containing protein 7 isoform X1, with amino-acid sequence MATVKEKARALNLCATYSPMQRPPGPSLTQKPFKATYIWTSIINALHTQVEVKKRRHHLKSHHDCFIGSEAVDVVFAHLIQQKYFGDAEIPRTKVVRVCQALMDCKVFESVLTSCVFGKEKKRLVFEDSSCSLYRFTNVSGLPSGPLEKGNGRCVPQSYARHEQAGFQSASLQSQSLEDLWDNLSLTPADPAHLHLSVNLPPQVLGEVWQEQTIRRLLQLVDLPLLDALLENVTVPLPAPQSKKEEFIITTTFLDREILKAFSDSQADEWVSAAVDCLEFLPDQMVVDVSRNLPEHQDKDEKWKLRLFETISRYYQIREPLVTNQFFDIHVGIAELLVNGKNDQALEATQLCLKLLNSQTREEFRCLLYFMAVAAEQTEIRLQEESDNRMTVKRMFSKAIVNHKTLSKGKSDLLVLFLLDHHKDVFKIPGTLHKMVSDKLVSIQQGRDPDKDTGVTYCQKVDKTELASTVQTTTKSELWTLLKTIYENTRLSPKEKKRLLGQFYKSHPDIFIQYFGDKVKSVYT; translated from the exons ATGGCCACAGTGAAGGAGAAGGCGAGAGCCCTGAATCTGTGTGCGACTTACAGCCCCATGCAGAGACCGCCAG GTCCGAGCTTGACTCAGAAGCCATTCAAAGCCACTTATATCTGGACTAGTATCATCAATGCCTTGCATACCCAGGTTGAAGTGAAGAAAAGACGACACCACTTAAAGTCTCACCATGACTGTTTTATTGGCTCCGAAGCCGTGGACGTTGTATTCGCTCACTTGATTCAACAGAAGTATTTTGGGGATGCTGAAATCCCTCGTACCAAAGTAGTGCGCGTGTGCCAAGCTCTGATGGACTGCAAAGTGTTCGAGTCAGTGTTAACGTCTTGTGTCTTCGGAAAAGAGAAGAAACGGCTGGTGTTCGAGGACAGCAGCTGCAGCTTGTACAGGTTTACCAACGTGTCGGGTCTCCCTAGTGGCCCATTGGAAAAAGGAAATGGACGATGCGTTCCACAGAGCTATGCCAG ACATGAACAGGCAGGATTCCAGTCAGCTTCCCTCCAGTCGCAGAGTTTAGAAGATCTTTGGGATAACTTGAGTTTAACACCTGCAGATCCAGCACACCTACATCTCTCAGTCAACCTACCTCCCCAAG TACTTGGTGAAGTCTGGCAAGAACAGACCATCCGCCGGCTACTACAACTTGTAGACCTCCCGCTTTTGGATGCGTTGTTGGAAAATGTCACGGTGCCCCTGCCAGCTCCACAATCCAAAAAGGAGGAATTTATTATCACAACAACTTTCCTCGATCGAGAAATCCTCAAAGCTTTCAGTGATTCACA AGCTGACGAGTGGGTGTCTGCTGCTGTGGATTGCTTGGAGTTTTTGCCTGATCAAATGGTGGTGGATGTCAGTCGGAATCTACCAGAACATCAGGACAAAGATGAGAAATGGAAGCTGCGGTTGTTTGAGACGATCAGCCGATACTATCAGATTCGAGAACCGCTGGTTACCAATCAGTTCTTTGACATACACGTTGGGATCGCTGAGCTCCTGG TGAATGGAAAGAACGATCAGGCTCTCGAAGCGACGCAACTTTGCTTAAAACTGCTGAATTCCCAAACTCGAGAAGAGTTCCGATGCCTTCTCTATTTCATGGCCGTCGCTGCAGAACAGACTGAGATAAGACTGCAGGAAGAG AGTGATAACCGAATGACTGTGAAAAGAATGTTCTCGAAGGCAATCGTCAACCATAAGACCTTATCCAAAGGAAAATCCGATCTTCTGGTTCTTTTCCTGTTGGATCACCACAAGGATGTTTTCAAG ATCCCTGGGACCCTGCACAAGATGGTCAGTGATAAATTGGTGTCCATTCAACAAGGAAGAGATCCCGATAAAGACACAG GCGTGACCTACTGTCAGAAAGTGGACAAAACAGAGTTGGCTTCAACTGTACAGACTACAACAAAGTCTGAGCTTTGGACATTACTGAAAACAATCTACGAAAACACAAGACTTTCCCCTAAAGAGAAGAAACGTCTATTGGGTCAGTTCTACAAAAGTCACCCTGATATCTTCATCCAGTACTTTGGAGACAAAGTGAAAAGTGTTTATACGTAA
- the DEPDC7 gene encoding DEP domain-containing protein 7 isoform X3, which translates to MQKGPSLTQKPFKATYIWTSIINALHTQVEVKKRRHHLKSHHDCFIGSEAVDVVFAHLIQQKYFGDAEIPRTKVVRVCQALMDCKVFESVLTSCVFGKEKKRLVFEDSSCSLYRFTNVSGLPSGPLEKGNGRCVPQSYARHEQAGFQSASLQSQSLEDLWDNLSLTPADPAHLHLSVNLPPQVLGEVWQEQTIRRLLQLVDLPLLDALLENVTVPLPAPQSKKEEFIITTTFLDREILKAFSDSQADEWVSAAVDCLEFLPDQMVVDVSRNLPEHQDKDEKWKLRLFETISRYYQIREPLVTNQFFDIHVGIAELLVNGKNDQALEATQLCLKLLNSQTREEFRCLLYFMAVAAEQTEIRLQEESDNRMTVKRMFSKAIVNHKTLSKGKSDLLVLFLLDHHKDVFKIPGTLHKMVSDKLVSIQQGRDPDKDTGVTYCQKVDKTELASTVQTTTKSELWTLLKTIYENTRLSPKEKKRLLGQFYKSHPDIFIQYFGDKVKSVYT; encoded by the exons ATGCAAAAAG GTCCGAGCTTGACTCAGAAGCCATTCAAAGCCACTTATATCTGGACTAGTATCATCAATGCCTTGCATACCCAGGTTGAAGTGAAGAAAAGACGACACCACTTAAAGTCTCACCATGACTGTTTTATTGGCTCCGAAGCCGTGGACGTTGTATTCGCTCACTTGATTCAACAGAAGTATTTTGGGGATGCTGAAATCCCTCGTACCAAAGTAGTGCGCGTGTGCCAAGCTCTGATGGACTGCAAAGTGTTCGAGTCAGTGTTAACGTCTTGTGTCTTCGGAAAAGAGAAGAAACGGCTGGTGTTCGAGGACAGCAGCTGCAGCTTGTACAGGTTTACCAACGTGTCGGGTCTCCCTAGTGGCCCATTGGAAAAAGGAAATGGACGATGCGTTCCACAGAGCTATGCCAG ACATGAACAGGCAGGATTCCAGTCAGCTTCCCTCCAGTCGCAGAGTTTAGAAGATCTTTGGGATAACTTGAGTTTAACACCTGCAGATCCAGCACACCTACATCTCTCAGTCAACCTACCTCCCCAAG TACTTGGTGAAGTCTGGCAAGAACAGACCATCCGCCGGCTACTACAACTTGTAGACCTCCCGCTTTTGGATGCGTTGTTGGAAAATGTCACGGTGCCCCTGCCAGCTCCACAATCCAAAAAGGAGGAATTTATTATCACAACAACTTTCCTCGATCGAGAAATCCTCAAAGCTTTCAGTGATTCACA AGCTGACGAGTGGGTGTCTGCTGCTGTGGATTGCTTGGAGTTTTTGCCTGATCAAATGGTGGTGGATGTCAGTCGGAATCTACCAGAACATCAGGACAAAGATGAGAAATGGAAGCTGCGGTTGTTTGAGACGATCAGCCGATACTATCAGATTCGAGAACCGCTGGTTACCAATCAGTTCTTTGACATACACGTTGGGATCGCTGAGCTCCTGG TGAATGGAAAGAACGATCAGGCTCTCGAAGCGACGCAACTTTGCTTAAAACTGCTGAATTCCCAAACTCGAGAAGAGTTCCGATGCCTTCTCTATTTCATGGCCGTCGCTGCAGAACAGACTGAGATAAGACTGCAGGAAGAG AGTGATAACCGAATGACTGTGAAAAGAATGTTCTCGAAGGCAATCGTCAACCATAAGACCTTATCCAAAGGAAAATCCGATCTTCTGGTTCTTTTCCTGTTGGATCACCACAAGGATGTTTTCAAG ATCCCTGGGACCCTGCACAAGATGGTCAGTGATAAATTGGTGTCCATTCAACAAGGAAGAGATCCCGATAAAGACACAG GCGTGACCTACTGTCAGAAAGTGGACAAAACAGAGTTGGCTTCAACTGTACAGACTACAACAAAGTCTGAGCTTTGGACATTACTGAAAACAATCTACGAAAACACAAGACTTTCCCCTAAAGAGAAGAAACGTCTATTGGGTCAGTTCTACAAAAGTCACCCTGATATCTTCATCCAGTACTTTGGAGACAAAGTGAAAAGTGTTTATACGTAA